One stretch of Rhodoflexus caldus DNA includes these proteins:
- a CDS encoding gliding motility-associated C-terminal domain-containing protein, with protein sequence MKQINFYRLCCLFALTIGLMATSAWATHIVGGEIQMTHVGGNSYRLTLNVYFDAVNGNPAAIDRPSVRIGAFSKAANRLIQVFELPLVEERPVNYTVPACAVGQIVTRRITYIATVVLNPNIYTEEAGYYLSWERCCRNNVIDNIMAPGAAGQTFYMEFPPLIRNGVRFINSSPNLTLPVSDYACAGQRFTFNYGATDPDGDRLVYELRTPINGTSTQANPAPNPPNPGPYPNVRFVPGIGVNNMIPGSPPLQISNTGVLSVTSQAAGLYVFAIAISEFRNGVKIGETVREYQLYVLNCPRSRPPVAEVDNPNRPGTFLTARDTIRFRADDTNRCGTLVLSDQDPNTVLTVSAVPVNFTDAAGFTFPGRVTLPNGGTVRQQFCVPECPQRFDGNGRPLPYTFDLIVTDNSCPLPQSDTVRVNVLVEVAPNTPPQLVADIARYDSVRREYTVELEIGQSLSFNLTATDRENNTLRQLMEGIGFNPAALGMTLNGALSGTPPLRNTFQWTPRCDLLAPNEAQREYVLRFTTTDQPRCQSPRSVQTTVRIILKNKQIPNQKPVPTIGSLRFDPVTRVFYDTAFVGSPISFPVRGTDADRDSIRLSARGIGFDMAAVRAQFPTLAGLPPLNGTFQWTPPCDAVGDLPPGSSRAFDFEFRVQDFQICPPATSDSVVRVRLFVKTRPNLRPAVRPNLPFDARTRTYFDSVVVGRAFNFTVQGTDNERDSVLLRLQGINLNPQALGMVFPDVRGRAPVTGNFRWPTNCSLLADSTRAQDFFINFLINDFDECGRPKFDTARVRLRILPNTTPNRRPVAAAELPLRAGFAKFYVDTVELGRPYTANILADDADRDSLLLRALPRGFNLADVGMRFADHSGRPVLRSALTWNPDCSLLPDLARGVFSRTFEIDFLARDFRDCQPFAVDTIRVRLVLLYRQQNNRAPVITPTDLTQTAAKSYFREIRAGEQVRLTFRATDADNDTITLTGTPVGFTLAETGMSLTPNPITGRGTVQSNFAWQPLCSLLTNNQPREFQLTFIASDRRLCNLNRADTIRITLRLLPVPNPNPPVIGASLTQVPQTRRYLINIQPGQPIAFTVRGDDADRDVITVSAESQGFALTDFGMSFQNREGIAPLEVPFTWLPDCNMLNRRREFDIRFAVRDKSDCGLSRTDTILVQMRYTAEFDLRNFQPANVFTPNGDGINDTFRIPNWPPENCQNEFLKIEIYNRWGRLVFQSNQKDFEWDGKGFPSGVYYYTIFFTNGNFKGTVTKVDEM encoded by the coding sequence ATGAAACAAATAAACTTCTATCGCCTTTGCTGCTTGTTTGCACTAACCATTGGTTTGATGGCTACCTCAGCATGGGCTACACACATTGTCGGGGGCGAAATTCAGATGACGCATGTCGGAGGCAATTCGTACCGCCTCACGCTGAACGTTTACTTTGATGCAGTAAACGGCAACCCCGCTGCCATTGACCGTCCTTCGGTGCGTATAGGGGCATTTTCCAAAGCTGCCAATCGGTTGATTCAGGTATTTGAGTTACCGCTGGTAGAGGAGCGCCCTGTGAACTATACAGTGCCTGCTTGTGCAGTTGGGCAAATTGTAACGCGGCGCATTACGTACATTGCGACGGTAGTGCTTAATCCGAATATTTACACCGAAGAAGCCGGCTATTATCTGAGCTGGGAGCGCTGTTGCCGCAACAATGTGATTGACAACATCATGGCGCCCGGGGCAGCAGGGCAGACGTTTTACATGGAATTTCCGCCGCTGATTCGCAACGGGGTGCGCTTTATCAACTCATCGCCTAACCTGACGCTGCCTGTCAGCGACTATGCCTGTGCGGGGCAGCGATTTACTTTTAACTACGGCGCAACCGACCCTGACGGCGACCGCTTGGTGTATGAACTGCGCACCCCTATTAACGGCACGAGCACACAGGCAAATCCTGCTCCTAACCCTCCCAATCCGGGGCCTTATCCCAATGTGCGATTTGTACCAGGCATAGGAGTAAATAACATGATTCCGGGCAGTCCACCGCTGCAAATAAGCAATACGGGTGTGCTATCCGTTACATCTCAGGCAGCAGGGCTGTACGTATTTGCCATTGCCATTTCCGAATTCAGAAACGGTGTAAAAATCGGTGAAACGGTGCGGGAGTATCAGTTGTACGTGTTGAATTGCCCCCGCAGTCGTCCGCCGGTAGCAGAGGTGGACAATCCGAACCGCCCGGGTACTTTTCTGACCGCCCGCGACACTATTCGCTTCAGGGCAGATGATACCAACCGATGCGGCACTTTGGTACTTTCCGACCAAGACCCTAATACCGTCCTTACTGTCAGTGCAGTACCTGTTAATTTTACCGACGCCGCCGGTTTTACCTTCCCCGGGCGCGTAACGTTACCCAACGGCGGAACGGTTCGGCAGCAGTTTTGCGTGCCGGAATGTCCGCAGCGTTTTGATGGCAATGGCAGGCCGTTGCCTTATACTTTTGACTTGATTGTAACCGATAACAGTTGTCCCTTGCCGCAGTCGGACACCGTGCGGGTGAATGTGTTGGTAGAAGTTGCGCCCAATACACCGCCTCAGTTAGTGGCAGATATTGCCCGCTACGATAGCGTGCGGAGGGAATACACCGTTGAGTTGGAAATAGGGCAAAGCCTGAGTTTCAACCTGACGGCAACCGACCGTGAAAATAACACCCTGCGCCAACTGATGGAAGGCATCGGTTTTAATCCTGCTGCCCTTGGCATGACATTGAACGGCGCATTGAGCGGAACACCGCCGTTGCGAAATACTTTTCAATGGACACCCCGATGCGATTTGCTCGCACCCAATGAGGCGCAGCGCGAGTATGTCCTTCGCTTTACTACAACCGACCAGCCGCGTTGTCAGTCGCCGCGGAGTGTACAGACTACTGTTCGTATCATTCTGAAAAACAAGCAGATACCTAATCAAAAACCGGTGCCAACCATTGGCAGTCTGCGCTTTGACCCTGTAACGCGGGTGTTTTATGATACTGCATTTGTTGGCAGCCCGATTAGCTTCCCTGTCAGGGGAACGGATGCCGACCGCGACAGCATTCGCCTGAGTGCCCGCGGGATAGGTTTTGATATGGCAGCCGTGCGTGCCCAATTCCCTACACTGGCAGGTTTGCCGCCTTTAAACGGTACTTTCCAATGGACACCGCCTTGTGATGCGGTAGGAGATTTGCCGCCGGGCAGTAGTCGCGCCTTTGATTTTGAGTTCCGTGTTCAGGACTTTCAGATATGCCCGCCTGCTACTTCCGATTCGGTGGTGCGGGTGCGGTTGTTTGTAAAAACCCGTCCGAATTTGCGCCCTGCGGTGCGTCCGAATTTACCTTTTGATGCCCGCACACGCACTTATTTTGACTCTGTCGTTGTAGGTCGTGCATTTAATTTCACGGTACAGGGAACAGATAATGAACGCGATAGCGTACTCTTGCGTTTACAGGGGATTAACCTCAATCCGCAGGCATTGGGCATGGTATTCCCCGATGTGCGCGGCAGAGCACCTGTTACAGGCAACTTCCGCTGGCCTACCAACTGTTCGCTGTTGGCCGACAGTACCCGTGCACAAGATTTCTTTATAAACTTTCTCATCAACGATTTTGACGAATGTGGCCGTCCTAAATTTGATACGGCACGTGTGCGGTTGCGCATTTTGCCCAATACTACACCTAACAGACGACCTGTGGCCGCTGCTGAATTACCGCTTCGGGCAGGATTTGCTAAATTCTACGTTGATACGGTAGAACTTGGAAGACCCTACACGGCCAATATTTTAGCCGATGATGCCGACCGCGACAGCCTGTTGCTTCGCGCTTTGCCGCGAGGTTTTAATTTGGCAGATGTGGGAATGCGATTCGCCGACCATAGCGGAAGACCTGTATTGCGGTCAGCGCTCACATGGAATCCGGACTGCAGCCTGTTGCCCGATTTGGCAAGAGGCGTATTCAGCCGAACTTTTGAAATTGACTTCCTTGCGAGAGATTTCAGAGATTGCCAGCCTTTTGCTGTTGATACCATTCGTGTGCGTTTGGTGCTGCTGTACCGACAGCAAAACAACCGCGCCCCCGTCATTACGCCAACCGATTTGACACAGACTGCCGCAAAAAGCTATTTCCGCGAAATCCGTGCAGGCGAGCAGGTGCGTCTTACTTTCCGTGCTACCGATGCCGACAACGATACAATTACGCTCACAGGTACGCCCGTTGGCTTTACTTTGGCTGAAACGGGCATGTCGCTTACGCCAAACCCTATCACAGGGCGAGGAACCGTGCAAAGCAATTTTGCGTGGCAACCGCTGTGCAGCCTGCTGACCAACAACCAGCCGAGAGAGTTTCAACTGACTTTCATAGCTTCCGACCGTAGGCTTTGCAACTTGAACCGTGCCGATACCATTCGCATTACGCTGCGCCTGCTGCCTGTGCCGAATCCTAATCCGCCGGTAATTGGTGCGAGTTTAACGCAAGTGCCGCAAACCCGCCGATATCTCATCAATATTCAGCCCGGGCAGCCCATCGCATTTACCGTTCGCGGTGATGATGCCGACCGCGATGTTATCACCGTTTCTGCTGAATCTCAGGGATTTGCACTAACCGATTTTGGTATGAGTTTTCAAAACAGGGAGGGCATCGCACCATTGGAAGTACCGTTTACGTGGCTTCCCGATTGCAATATGCTCAATCG